Proteins encoded by one window of Moorella humiferrea:
- a CDS encoding zinc-dependent alcohol dehydrogenase, producing MQTKAAVLTAPGNLEITTRELELGEDEVLVKCHLTGICGSDKSIYKGDLPPNITLPFYIGHESGGTVIAVGSKVREYKPGDRVMVFNWCNAFAEYYKVPVTGLQPAPAGLDPDIAALGEPVACAMYSALTCGAQLGDTVVVYGMGFAGQIIAQAVKAMGAYRVIAVDVAPGKLELAKKLGSDIIINAALEDPVQAVLDLTDGVGADVVVEAAGSEKSMNQATAMLKHNGILALYSWITQPVTLNIGRWHDDALEIRTTCLVHHTREQRYIWTPWALRPVIQGQIDVRSLITHEFQLDRIAEAFAVAVQDPGAIKVVVRP from the coding sequence ATGCAGACAAAAGCGGCGGTCTTAACTGCACCGGGAAACCTTGAAATTACAACAAGGGAATTAGAATTGGGCGAAGATGAAGTCCTGGTCAAATGCCATCTTACCGGTATTTGCGGCTCAGACAAATCGATATACAAGGGCGACCTGCCGCCCAATATCACTTTGCCCTTTTATATCGGCCATGAAAGCGGAGGAACAGTGATCGCCGTAGGAAGCAAGGTCAGGGAATATAAACCGGGGGACCGCGTTATGGTCTTCAACTGGTGCAATGCCTTTGCGGAATATTATAAAGTTCCCGTCACCGGATTACAACCTGCGCCGGCAGGATTAGATCCGGATATAGCCGCCCTGGGTGAACCCGTAGCCTGCGCCATGTACTCGGCCCTTACATGCGGCGCCCAACTGGGAGATACGGTGGTCGTCTACGGAATGGGCTTTGCCGGCCAGATCATCGCCCAGGCCGTTAAAGCCATGGGGGCCTACCGCGTTATAGCCGTTGATGTGGCTCCTGGAAAACTCGAGCTGGCAAAAAAATTGGGGAGCGATATAATCATCAATGCCGCTCTCGAAGATCCCGTCCAGGCAGTTTTAGATCTCACCGACGGTGTGGGTGCCGACGTCGTAGTGGAAGCGGCCGGCAGCGAAAAAAGCATGAATCAGGCCACTGCCATGTTGAAACACAACGGAATCCTCGCCCTTTATAGCTGGATTACCCAGCCGGTCACCCTCAACATCGGCAGATGGCATGATGATGCCCTGGAAATCAGAACGACCTGTCTGGTGCATCATACCCGCGAACAGCGTTACATCTGGACGCCCTGGGCTTTGAGACCGGTAATCCAGGGACAGATCGACGTCCGTTCATTGATAACCCATGAGTTCCAACTTGACCGCATCGCCGAGGCCTTTGCAGTGGCGGTTCAAGATCCGGGAGCAATTAAAGTGGTCGTACGGCCTTAA
- a CDS encoding 4Fe-4S dicluster domain-containing protein encodes MHLIVADAERCMACRTCELSCAVGRASISKNLIEAAREAPLPRPRVQVRGGEGWQIALHCRHCTSAPCLEICSTGALQRDGESDVVFLQEDRCIGCWMCVMVCPFGLVRPNTELGRAWKCDGCFNMEEPFCVASCPTKALTIKDTEDDSLITEKIAVWAQIAAGIGNPWKKEEV; translated from the coding sequence ATGCATCTTATTGTAGCCGACGCAGAAAGATGTATGGCCTGCCGCACATGCGAATTAAGTTGTGCCGTGGGCCGTGCCTCAATAAGCAAAAACCTCATTGAAGCGGCACGGGAAGCGCCCCTGCCCCGCCCCCGCGTTCAGGTGCGGGGGGGCGAAGGCTGGCAGATTGCCCTTCATTGCCGTCATTGTACGTCGGCGCCCTGTTTGGAAATCTGTTCAACCGGGGCCCTCCAAAGAGACGGGGAAAGCGACGTCGTTTTCCTGCAGGAAGACCGGTGCATCGGTTGCTGGATGTGCGTAATGGTCTGTCCCTTCGGCTTGGTGCGTCCTAATACCGAATTGGGACGGGCATGGAAGTGCGACGGCTGTTTTAATATGGAAGAGCCGTTCTGTGTCGCTTCCTGCCCGACAAAGGCGTTGACCATTAAAGATACAGAAGATGATTCCTTAATTACCGAGAAAATTGCAGTATGGGCCCAGATTGCCGCCGGAATCGGCAACCCATGGAAAAAGGAGGAAGTTTAA
- a CDS encoding 4Fe-4S dicluster-binding protein: MKIDSQKCVGCGRCQHYCTMGAIYFRQTMGKVHAAVNEEECVDCGVCERAKVCPVDALYQPIHDWPRSIRGTFSNPLAEHKETKVPGRGTEEMKTNDVTGRYRPGFVGLAVEMGRPGTGAKMPEIEKVVMALAALGVEFETKNPLTSLIVDRKTGKMHPEAMNEKVLSAIIEMLIPLDQVPRVLQAVKKVAAEINTVFSVDLTSRADENGLSPGALLAAEHGYKISINGKTNLGLGRPLAREV, translated from the coding sequence ATGAAAATCGACAGCCAAAAATGCGTCGGCTGCGGACGCTGCCAGCATTACTGTACGATGGGGGCCATATATTTTCGCCAGACCATGGGCAAGGTCCACGCCGCCGTGAATGAAGAAGAATGTGTCGACTGCGGCGTCTGCGAGCGCGCCAAAGTTTGCCCCGTCGACGCTTTGTATCAACCAATCCACGATTGGCCCCGCTCCATTCGCGGTACTTTCAGCAATCCTTTGGCCGAACACAAGGAAACCAAAGTACCGGGACGCGGTACTGAAGAAATGAAAACTAACGACGTCACAGGGCGTTATCGTCCGGGCTTCGTCGGCCTGGCAGTAGAAATGGGCCGGCCGGGAACGGGAGCCAAAATGCCGGAAATTGAAAAGGTAGTCATGGCCCTGGCGGCCTTGGGTGTAGAATTTGAAACCAAGAACCCCTTGACTAGCCTAATTGTGGACCGCAAGACGGGGAAAATGCATCCCGAGGCCATGAACGAAAAAGTACTTTCGGCCATAATCGAGATGCTCATTCCCCTGGACCAGGTGCCCCGGGTCCTCCAGGCGGTCAAGAAAGTGGCCGCGGAAATAAACACCGTATTCAGCGTAGATTTAACCAGCCGGGCCGATGAAAATGGTTTATCTCCCGGAGCCCTTCTCGCGGCCGAACACGGTTACAAGATATCAATAAACGGGAAAACCAATCTGGGCCTCGGCCGGCCCCTTGCCCGGGAGGTGTAA
- a CDS encoding NAD(P)/FAD-dependent oxidoreductase has protein sequence MGRIVIIGSSAAGLAAVDRIRELDPDVPLLLITAEKGQPYSRLRLPEYAAALIGGEELLNRPKDYYRQKGLEVISGRKVVAVHPGDQRVKLDNGEAIQYTRLLIASGSTPVDLPLSGTRLPGVFHLWSRQDAEAIRKYLPEVKNVAVIGAGLIGLKTAEALVRHGVNIYLVEREKQVLPSQLDEEAAQILQRRLEEAGIITYCGRRVTAIAGTKSVEGIIMEDEFLPCQMVLLTAGVRPNISFLEGTGIKIKKGIVVDRHMATSVAGIWAAGDVVESIDIVRRVNDVNAVWYNAVRQGRIAAENIMDVPSIYYGSISMNSFHLFGLNGVALGDSTGRYTAAGKSHIYMKTDDGIYEKAVFTSEGKRMTGYLALGKIDKAGYAYYRILRDNRD, from the coding sequence GTGGGCAGAATAGTGATAATCGGCAGTAGTGCAGCCGGTCTGGCGGCAGTCGACAGGATCAGGGAACTGGATCCCGACGTGCCTCTGCTCCTTATTACGGCCGAAAAAGGTCAACCTTACAGCCGCCTGCGGCTGCCGGAATACGCCGCGGCCTTAATTGGTGGAGAAGAATTGTTAAACCGCCCGAAAGATTACTACCGGCAAAAAGGCCTTGAAGTTATATCCGGCAGAAAAGTCGTTGCCGTTCACCCCGGGGATCAAAGGGTAAAACTTGATAACGGCGAGGCAATACAATACACCAGGCTGTTAATAGCTTCCGGCTCTACCCCCGTGGATCTACCCTTATCAGGAACGAGACTGCCCGGCGTCTTCCACCTTTGGTCCCGGCAAGATGCTGAGGCCATCCGCAAATATCTGCCGGAAGTAAAGAACGTAGCCGTAATCGGTGCCGGTTTAATAGGGTTAAAAACGGCCGAAGCTCTGGTCCGTCACGGCGTAAACATCTATCTGGTAGAACGCGAAAAACAGGTCCTGCCTTCCCAACTTGATGAAGAGGCCGCACAGATCTTACAAAGACGGCTCGAAGAGGCGGGTATAATCACCTATTGCGGTAGACGGGTCACCGCCATCGCCGGAACAAAATCTGTTGAAGGGATAATCATGGAAGACGAATTTCTTCCCTGCCAGATGGTGCTGTTGACTGCCGGCGTCCGACCCAATATTTCCTTCCTTGAAGGTACAGGTATAAAGATAAAAAAAGGCATCGTCGTCGATCGACATATGGCGACGTCGGTGGCGGGAATTTGGGCCGCCGGTGATGTTGTGGAAAGCATCGATATAGTAAGGCGGGTTAACGATGTCAACGCCGTCTGGTATAACGCTGTGCGTCAGGGAAGGATAGCCGCAGAAAATATAATGGATGTTCCGTCAATATATTACGGTTCTATATCCATGAATTCTTTTCACCTTTTCGGCTTAAATGGCGTGGCCCTGGGCGATTCCACCGGTAGATACACCGCCGCAGGAAAAAGTCATATATATATGAAGACGGACGACGGGATATATGAAAAAGCAGTCTTTACCAGTGAAGGGAAGCGAATGACGGGTTACCTGGCCCTGGGGAAAATTGATAAAGCCGGTTATGCTTATTATCGTATATTACGCGATAATCGCGACTAA
- a CDS encoding SGNH/GDSL hydrolase family protein: MAKIDIVGMGDSLTWGYPFGPEASWLELAARETGLVAKNQGISGETTGEMLARFDDDVIRLKPHVVTIMGGTNDAWVGYTAAEVEENLKAMVASALQAGIKPVLCLPPPLCRTGSDIPLSFLEKMAALLAEYRNVFRQLAAIEGLKLIDFFNPLLDPATGWGRKEYFVDDAHPSKAGYRVMAAAVLPFFREIKRGT; the protein is encoded by the coding sequence ATGGCGAAAATCGATATTGTCGGCATGGGCGACAGCCTGACGTGGGGTTATCCCTTTGGGCCGGAGGCTTCCTGGCTGGAGCTAGCCGCCAGGGAAACCGGACTCGTAGCAAAAAATCAGGGTATAAGCGGCGAGACAACTGGAGAAATGCTGGCCCGTTTTGATGATGACGTGATCCGGCTCAAGCCCCATGTGGTGACCATCATGGGCGGTACCAACGATGCCTGGGTAGGCTACACGGCCGCCGAAGTAGAGGAAAATCTGAAGGCAATGGTGGCAAGTGCCCTGCAGGCGGGTATTAAACCCGTTCTTTGCCTGCCGCCGCCCCTCTGCCGGACAGGGTCAGATATTCCCTTATCTTTTTTAGAAAAAATGGCTGCCCTCCTGGCAGAATATCGTAATGTTTTTCGCCAGCTGGCCGCCATTGAAGGATTAAAACTTATCGACTTTTTCAACCCCCTGCTTGATCCGGCTACAGGCTGGGGGCGTAAAGAGTATTTTGTCGACGATGCCCATCCCAGTAAGGCCGGTTACCGCGTTATGGCCGCCGCCGTCCTTCCTTTCTTTCGCGAAATAAAGAGGGGAACATAA
- a CDS encoding NADH-dependent [FeFe] hydrogenase, group A6 yields MSTVKLTIDNIPVEVEAGTTILKAAEKAGIHIPTLCYLEGINEIGACRVCVVEVEGARTLMASCVAPVAEGMVVKTNSPRVRMARRLNVELLLSNHKMECPTCIRNLNCELQSLAQELGIRQVRFEGKRSEYPIDDSTPAIIREPDKCILCRRCVAVCEKVQGVKAIAPIGRGFDTVIAPAFQDKLLNIPCVECGQCTLVCPVGALYEKDYTNEVWAALADPEKFVVVQTAPATRVSIGQEFGLPPGSINTGQMVAALRRLGFDRVFDTDFTADLTIMEEGSEFIERFTKGGPLPLITSCSPGWIKFMEHFYPEFIPNVSTCKSPQQMFGAVAKTYYAQKVGIDPAKMVVVSIMPCTAKKFECQRPEMRDSGYQDVDYVLTTRELARMIKEAGIDFKTLPEEQYDDPLGESTGAAVIFGATGGVMEAALRTAYELITGKTLPSLDFHDVRGLEGIKEATVDIEGTKVRVAVAHSLGHARQLLERVKAGEQYHFIEIMCCPGGCIGGGGQPIPTTTEIREQRIKGIYQADAQMPIRKSHENPSIQALYREFLGKPLSEKSHHLLHTHYTPRGKY; encoded by the coding sequence GTGAGCACCGTAAAACTTACCATTGATAATATCCCGGTGGAAGTAGAGGCCGGAACGACGATCTTGAAAGCCGCCGAAAAGGCCGGCATCCACATCCCCACCCTATGTTACCTGGAAGGCATCAACGAGATCGGCGCTTGCCGGGTCTGCGTGGTAGAAGTAGAGGGAGCCAGAACTTTGATGGCCTCCTGCGTGGCTCCGGTGGCCGAGGGCATGGTGGTCAAAACCAACAGCCCCAGGGTGAGGATGGCCCGGCGGTTGAATGTGGAGCTGCTCCTCTCCAATCATAAGATGGAATGCCCCACCTGCATCCGCAACCTGAACTGTGAGCTGCAGTCCCTGGCCCAGGAACTGGGAATCCGGCAGGTGCGTTTTGAAGGAAAAAGGAGCGAATACCCTATAGACGATTCTACCCCGGCCATTATCCGCGAGCCCGACAAATGCATCCTCTGCCGGCGGTGCGTAGCCGTTTGTGAGAAGGTCCAGGGGGTAAAGGCCATCGCCCCCATAGGGCGCGGTTTTGACACCGTCATCGCCCCGGCCTTCCAGGATAAACTGCTCAATATCCCCTGTGTAGAGTGCGGCCAGTGCACCCTGGTTTGCCCGGTGGGTGCTCTGTACGAGAAGGATTATACCAACGAAGTCTGGGCGGCACTGGCCGATCCGGAAAAATTCGTCGTCGTCCAGACGGCCCCGGCCACCCGTGTGTCAATTGGCCAGGAGTTTGGCCTGCCGCCGGGAAGCATCAACACCGGCCAGATGGTGGCGGCCTTAAGGCGGCTCGGTTTTGACCGGGTCTTTGATACCGACTTTACCGCCGACCTGACCATTATGGAAGAGGGCTCCGAGTTTATCGAGCGCTTTACCAAGGGCGGTCCCCTGCCGTTGATTACCTCCTGCAGCCCGGGATGGATCAAGTTCATGGAGCACTTCTATCCCGAATTTATTCCCAACGTGTCGACGTGCAAATCGCCCCAGCAGATGTTCGGAGCCGTGGCCAAGACCTACTATGCCCAAAAGGTGGGTATCGACCCGGCCAAAATGGTCGTGGTTTCCATCATGCCCTGCACGGCCAAGAAGTTTGAGTGCCAGCGGCCGGAGATGCGGGACAGCGGCTACCAGGATGTGGACTACGTCCTCACCACCCGCGAGCTGGCGCGGATGATAAAAGAAGCGGGGATCGACTTCAAGACCCTGCCGGAAGAACAGTATGACGATCCTTTAGGCGAATCCACCGGGGCGGCGGTGATTTTCGGCGCCACCGGCGGCGTGATGGAAGCGGCCCTGCGCACCGCCTATGAGTTGATCACCGGTAAAACCCTGCCTTCCCTTGATTTCCATGATGTCCGGGGCCTTGAAGGAATTAAAGAAGCCACCGTGGATATCGAAGGCACCAAGGTTCGGGTGGCCGTAGCCCACAGCCTGGGTCATGCCCGGCAGCTTTTGGAACGGGTGAAGGCTGGGGAGCAGTACCACTTCATTGAAATCATGTGCTGTCCGGGCGGCTGCATCGGCGGCGGCGGTCAGCCCATTCCCACCACTACCGAAATCAGAGAACAGCGGATTAAAGGCATTTACCAGGCCGACGCCCAGATGCCCATCCGCAAGTCCCATGAAAATCCGTCCATCCAGGCCCTGTATCGCGAGTTCCTGGGCAAGCCTCTAAGCGAAAAATCCCATCACCTCCTCCACACCCATTACACGCCCAGGGGAAAATATTAG
- the nuoF gene encoding NADH-quinone oxidoreductase subunit NuoF — MDFYRAHVLVCAGTGCTASESPATKEALIKELKARGLDKEIQVVDTGCFGFCRFGPNMMVYPEGVFYTQVHPEDVPELVEEHFVKGRVLERKLYKQPETEAAVKAFEEIPFFKHQVRIALRNCGLINPESIDEYIARDGYQALGKVLTTMTPAEVIDVIKKSGLRGRGGGGFPTGLKWEFAHRSPGPVKYIVCNADEGDPGAFMDRSILEGDPHAVLEGLAIGGYAIGASQGYIYVRAEYPIAVNRLKIAIQQAREKGLLGKNLFNTGFDFDIDIRLGAGAFVCGEETALLASIEGRRGEPRPRPPFPAVSGLWGKPTVINNVETLANIPTIIREGWEWFASIGTEKSKGTKVFALAGKINNNGLVEIPMGTSLGEVIYDIGGGIPDGKKFKAAQTGGPSGGCIPAEYLNTPIDYESLTALGTIMGSGGLIIMDEDTCMVDLAKFFLDFVKDESCGKCTPCRIGTTRMLEILDRISKGQGKEEDLDLLVELGQQIKDTALCGLGQTAPNPVLSTIKYFRDEYLAHIRDHRCPASVCAALFNSPCQNTCPANVDVPIYIDLIRQRRFAEAYEVIRRENPFPVVCGRVCNHPCEGKCNRAKIDQPLAIRELKRFAADYAMKLNGQRPRPEVSPPNGKKVAVIGAGPAGLTAAYYLAQKGYGVTVFEALPVAGGMMAVGIPEYRLPKKTLQAEIDTILELGVELKTGKALGRDFRLEDLKEQGYEAVFVAIGAHKDQKLGIPGEELEGVYAGATFLRQLNLGQVLDLKDKVVAVVGGGNVAMDAARSALRLGAKEVHIIYRRQKDDMPALREEIHEAEKEGVKITCQANPVAILGENGKVTAVKCIRMRMGEFDRSGRRRPVPVEGSEFTMPVDIIIAAIGQTVDPESIPEGLEVSRAGTIVADEKTGATKVSWVFAGGDCVAGPDTVIGAIAAGKKAAAAIDRYLGGDGVIVPEMEIKRQRTAPVIEEKTPRVAAPSLEVTERLAGFAEVELGYDLEAAVAEASRCLRCDVRE; from the coding sequence ATGGATTTTTATCGCGCCCACGTTCTGGTTTGCGCCGGCACCGGCTGTACGGCTTCGGAAAGCCCGGCCACGAAAGAGGCCCTCATAAAGGAACTTAAGGCAAGGGGCCTGGACAAGGAAATCCAGGTCGTCGATACCGGTTGTTTCGGTTTCTGCCGCTTCGGCCCCAATATGATGGTTTACCCGGAAGGGGTATTTTATACCCAGGTTCACCCGGAAGACGTACCGGAACTGGTGGAGGAGCATTTCGTTAAGGGCCGGGTGCTGGAGCGTAAACTCTATAAACAACCGGAGACGGAAGCGGCTGTCAAGGCCTTTGAAGAGATTCCTTTCTTCAAACATCAGGTGCGCATCGCCCTGCGCAACTGCGGACTTATAAATCCGGAATCTATAGATGAATATATTGCCCGTGACGGCTACCAGGCCCTGGGGAAAGTTCTCACCACCATGACCCCGGCGGAGGTAATCGATGTAATTAAAAAGTCAGGACTGCGCGGGAGGGGCGGCGGCGGGTTCCCCACGGGTTTAAAGTGGGAGTTTGCCCACCGCTCGCCGGGACCGGTTAAATATATCGTGTGCAATGCCGACGAAGGTGACCCGGGGGCCTTTATGGACCGCAGTATCCTTGAGGGCGACCCCCATGCCGTCCTGGAGGGTCTGGCTATCGGCGGCTACGCCATCGGTGCCAGTCAAGGCTACATCTATGTGCGCGCCGAGTACCCCATAGCCGTAAACCGTTTGAAAATTGCCATCCAGCAGGCGCGAGAAAAGGGCCTTTTGGGCAAGAACCTCTTTAACACCGGCTTTGACTTTGATATCGATATCCGCCTTGGTGCCGGCGCCTTTGTCTGCGGTGAAGAAACGGCGCTACTGGCCTCCATCGAAGGCCGCCGCGGTGAACCGCGGCCGCGTCCGCCTTTCCCGGCCGTATCCGGCCTGTGGGGCAAACCTACGGTTATCAACAATGTGGAAACTCTGGCCAATATTCCCACCATTATCCGCGAGGGCTGGGAATGGTTTGCCAGCATCGGTACCGAAAAGAGCAAGGGGACCAAGGTCTTTGCCCTGGCCGGAAAAATCAACAACAACGGTCTGGTAGAAATCCCCATGGGAACTTCCCTGGGCGAAGTAATCTATGACATCGGCGGCGGCATTCCCGACGGCAAGAAATTCAAAGCGGCCCAGACGGGCGGGCCTTCGGGCGGCTGCATCCCGGCCGAATATCTAAATACCCCCATCGATTACGAATCCCTGACGGCCTTGGGGACCATTATGGGTTCCGGCGGTCTGATCATCATGGACGAGGACACCTGTATGGTGGACCTGGCCAAGTTCTTCCTGGATTTTGTCAAAGACGAATCCTGCGGCAAATGTACCCCCTGCCGTATCGGCACGACCCGGATGCTGGAAATCCTCGATCGTATCTCTAAAGGCCAGGGCAAAGAGGAAGACCTCGACCTGCTGGTGGAGCTGGGCCAGCAGATTAAAGATACGGCCCTCTGCGGTCTGGGCCAGACGGCTCCCAACCCGGTTTTGAGCACCATTAAATACTTCCGGGATGAATACCTGGCCCACATCCGCGATCACCGCTGCCCGGCCAGCGTCTGCGCCGCCCTCTTTAATTCGCCGTGCCAGAACACCTGCCCGGCCAACGTTGACGTACCCATATACATCGACCTCATCCGGCAGCGGCGCTTCGCCGAAGCCTACGAAGTTATCCGGCGGGAGAACCCCTTCCCGGTGGTCTGCGGCCGCGTTTGCAACCATCCCTGCGAGGGCAAGTGTAACCGGGCCAAGATTGACCAGCCCCTGGCCATTCGCGAACTCAAGCGCTTTGCCGCCGACTACGCCATGAAGCTCAACGGCCAGCGGCCAAGACCGGAAGTCTCGCCGCCCAACGGCAAAAAGGTGGCCGTAATCGGCGCCGGCCCGGCGGGACTGACGGCAGCCTATTACCTGGCCCAGAAAGGTTACGGTGTAACAGTATTTGAAGCCCTGCCGGTGGCCGGCGGCATGATGGCCGTAGGAATTCCGGAATACCGCCTGCCCAAGAAGACCCTCCAGGCGGAGATTGATACCATTCTGGAACTGGGCGTGGAGCTTAAGACCGGCAAAGCTTTAGGCCGCGATTTCCGCCTGGAAGACCTTAAAGAACAGGGTTATGAAGCCGTCTTTGTGGCCATCGGCGCCCATAAGGACCAGAAACTCGGCATCCCGGGGGAGGAACTGGAGGGCGTATATGCCGGAGCCACTTTCTTGCGACAGCTTAACCTGGGCCAGGTGTTAGACCTAAAGGATAAAGTGGTGGCCGTCGTCGGCGGCGGTAACGTGGCCATGGACGCCGCCCGTTCGGCTCTGCGTCTGGGAGCTAAAGAGGTGCACATCATTTACCGGCGCCAGAAGGACGATATGCCGGCCCTGCGTGAAGAAATACACGAGGCGGAAAAGGAAGGCGTAAAGATTACCTGCCAGGCCAATCCCGTTGCCATTCTGGGCGAAAACGGCAAGGTAACTGCCGTGAAGTGTATCCGTATGCGGATGGGCGAATTCGACCGGAGCGGTCGGCGCCGGCCGGTTCCCGTCGAGGGCTCTGAATTCACCATGCCGGTGGATATAATCATAGCCGCCATCGGTCAAACGGTTGATCCGGAGAGCATACCCGAAGGCCTCGAAGTGAGCCGGGCGGGTACAATAGTGGCTGACGAGAAGACCGGCGCCACCAAGGTGTCCTGGGTTTTCGCCGGCGGTGACTGCGTAGCAGGCCCGGATACCGTTATCGGGGCCATTGCGGCCGGCAAAAAGGCGGCGGCGGCCATCGACCGATACCTCGGCGGCGACGGCGTGATTGTACCGGAGATGGAAATCAAGCGCCAGCGGACGGCACCGGTGATAGAGGAGAAGACGCCGCGGGTGGCGGCGCCCAGCCTGGAAGTGACGGAACGCCTGGCGGGCTTTGCCGAAGTGGAACTGGGCTACGACCTGGAGGCCGCGGTTGCCGAAGCGTCGCGCTGTCTGCGTTGCGACGTGCGGGAATAG
- a CDS encoding (2Fe-2S) ferredoxin domain-containing protein, protein MKSLEELQRIKEAQLEAIRLREADQKAKIVVGMGTCGIAAGAREVMSAILDELGKRRLTGVAVTQTGCIGLCAQEPLVDVILPGKPRVTYGKVDASKARQIVAQHIVNGIVISEWVVNRGEE, encoded by the coding sequence ATCAAGTCCCTGGAAGAGCTGCAAAGGATTAAAGAAGCCCAGCTGGAGGCTATTCGCCTCCGCGAAGCGGACCAAAAGGCCAAAATCGTCGTGGGGATGGGCACCTGCGGGATTGCTGCCGGTGCCCGGGAAGTAATGAGCGCCATTTTGGATGAGCTGGGCAAGCGGCGCCTCACTGGTGTTGCCGTCACCCAGACAGGGTGCATCGGCCTCTGCGCCCAGGAACCGTTGGTGGACGTCATCCTGCCGGGGAAACCGCGGGTTACCTACGGCAAAGTAGACGCCAGCAAGGCGCGGCAGATTGTCGCCCAGCACATAGTTAACGGTATTGTTATCAGCGAATGGGTTGTTAACAGGGGGGAAGAGTAA
- a CDS encoding ATP-binding protein: MEELALHILDLLENALAAGARRIIVTITEDTERGLITIEVEDDGRGIEAEALAQVLDPFYTTRKTRKLGLGLPLFQATAAQCGGDLTLESRPGQGTRVVATLQLGHPDLPPLGDMGATIAAALSSEQEADIIYRHRRGQKEFQFSSSWLKLHLGEVPLNCGPVLDWVRRYINKGLAELHGGEDW, encoded by the coding sequence ATGGAAGAATTGGCATTACACATTCTCGATCTTCTAGAAAATGCCCTAGCGGCCGGAGCCCGCCGGATTATCGTTACCATCACCGAAGATACGGAGCGGGGGTTAATCACCATCGAGGTTGAAGATGACGGTCGCGGCATAGAGGCCGAAGCCCTGGCGCAAGTCCTGGACCCCTTTTATACCACCAGAAAGACGCGCAAATTGGGCCTGGGGCTCCCCCTCTTTCAGGCTACGGCGGCTCAATGCGGTGGAGATTTGACCCTGGAATCGCGACCCGGACAGGGTACCAGGGTTGTAGCCACCCTGCAGTTGGGGCATCCCGATTTACCACCCCTGGGGGATATGGGAGCCACCATAGCGGCTGCTTTAAGCAGCGAACAGGAAGCCGACATAATTTACCGTCACCGTCGGGGACAGAAAGAATTTCAATTTTCCTCATCTTGGTTGAAGCTCCACCTGGGGGAAGTTCCGTTAAACTGCGGACCGGTTTTGGACTGGGTCCGGCGATATATCAATAAAGGATTGGCAGAATTACACGGAGGTGAAGATTGGTGA
- a CDS encoding complex I 24 kDa subunit family protein, translating to MEACQCEAKWEELDKIIAAHRGRPSDLIEVLHKAQELIGYLPRQVQVAIAEGLGVSLAEVYSVISFYHHFTVKPKGKYQISVCKGTACYVKGSPEILERLEKELGIKAGDSTEDGKFSLEVVRCLGACGLGPVMTVNKRAHGLLKPETAVEVLKQYQ from the coding sequence ATGGAAGCCTGTCAATGCGAAGCCAAATGGGAGGAGCTCGATAAGATTATCGCCGCCCACCGCGGCCGTCCCTCCGATCTTATCGAAGTACTTCATAAGGCCCAGGAGCTTATCGGCTACCTGCCCCGTCAGGTGCAAGTGGCCATTGCTGAAGGCCTGGGCGTTTCGCTGGCGGAGGTTTACAGCGTCATCTCCTTTTACCATCATTTCACAGTAAAACCCAAGGGCAAATACCAGATTTCCGTCTGCAAGGGGACGGCCTGCTACGTCAAGGGTTCCCCGGAAATCCTGGAGCGTTTGGAAAAGGAGCTCGGTATCAAGGCCGGGGACAGCACCGAGGACGGCAAGTTTTCCCTGGAGGTTGTTCGGTGCCTCGGCGCCTGTGGCTTGGGACCCGTTATGACTGTCAACAAGCGCGCCCACGGGCTGCTGAAGCCGGAAACGGCAGTGGAAGTGCTGAAGCAATACCAGTAA